From a single Lolium rigidum isolate FL_2022 chromosome 7, APGP_CSIRO_Lrig_0.1, whole genome shotgun sequence genomic region:
- the LOC124672023 gene encoding NADPH-dependent aldehyde reductase-like protein, chloroplastic, whose protein sequence is MADTTTAAAVAAVATGSSDPAALPLAGRVAIVTGASRGIGRAIAAHLSALGASVVLGYASSAAEADALAAELPRSVAAKADVSDEAGVRSLFDAAESAFGAAPHIVVANAGVLDDKYPSVADTATADFDRVFAVNARGAFLCLREAANRLPRGGGGRIVAVTSSVVGSLPTGYAAYTASKAAVEAMVRTMAKELKGTRITANCVAPGATATDMFFAGKSEESVRRMAEANPMERIGEGSDIAPVVGFLCTDAAEWVNGQVIRANGGYV, encoded by the coding sequence ATGGCTGACACTACCACCGCTgcagccgtcgccgccgtcgccaccggcTCGTCGGATCCCGCGGCTCTGCCGCTCGCCGGACGCGTGGCCATCGTGACCGGCGCGTCTCGCGGCATCGGGCGCgccatcgcggcccacctctccgcCCTCGGCGCGAGCGTGGTGCTGGGCTACGCGTCCAGCGCGGCCGAGGCCGACGCGCTCGCCGCGGAGCTCCCGCGCTCCGTGGCAGCGAAGGCCGACGTGTCCGATGAGGCCGGCGTGcggtccctcttcgacgccgcggAGTCCGCCTTCGGCGCCGCGCCGCACATCGTCGTGGCCAACGCTGGCGTGCTCGACGACAAGTACCCGTCCGTCGCCGACACCGCCACGGCGGACTTCGACCGGGTCTTCGCCGTGAACGCGCGCGGCGCGTTCCTGTGCCTCCGCGAGGCTGCCAACCGGctgccccgcggcggcggcgggcggatcGTGGCCGTGACGTCGTCCGTGGTCGGGTCGCTCCCGACGGGGTACGCGGCGTACACGGCGTCCAAGGCGGCCGTGGAGGCCATGGTGCGGACGATGGCTAAGGAGCTGAAGGGCACGCGCATCACGGCGAACTGCGTCGCGCCGGGGGCCACGGCCACGGACATGTTCTTCGCCGGGAAGAGCGAGGAGAGCGTGAGGCGGATGGCGGAAGCGAACCCGATGGAGCGGATCGGGGAGGGCAGTGACATCGCGCCCGTGGTCGGATTCCTCTGCACCGACGCCGCGGAGTGGGTCAACGGGCAGGTCATCCGGGCCAACGGCGGGTACGTGTGA
- the LOC124676266 gene encoding 2-oxoisovalerate dehydrogenase subunit beta 1, mitochondrial-like translates to MAMKVLREVGRKRSGAAGIGGSRGFADCAAAAMGVAERREGGGGTKAVNLFTAVNQALHIALDTDPRSYVFGEDVGFGGVFRCTTGLADRFGKNRVFNTPLCEQGIAGFAIGLAAMGNRAIAEIQFADYIFPAFDQLVNEAAKFRYRSGNEFNCGGLTIRSPYGAVGHGGHYHSQSPEAFFCHVPGLKVVIPRSPREAKGLLLASIRDPNPVIFFEPKWLYRLSVEEVPEGDYMLPLSQAEVIRKGSDITLIGWGAQLAVLEQACEDAAKDGISCELIDLRTLIPWDKETVEASVSKTGKLLISHEAPITGGFGAEIAASIAERCFLRLEAPVARVCGLDTPFPLVYEPFYMPTKNKILDAIKATVNY, encoded by the exons ATGGCCATGAAGGTTCTAAGGGAGGTGGGGAGGAAGAGGAGCGGAGCGGCGGGGATCGGAGGGAGCAGAGGCTTCGCCGACTGCGCCGCTGCTGCGATGGGGGTGGCGGAGAGGAGAGAGGGTGGCGGGGGGACGAAGGCGGTGAACCTGTTCACGGCCGTCAACCAGGCGCTCCACATTGCGCTCGACACCGATCCCCG ctccTACGTCTTCGGAGAGGATGTGGGTTTTGGTGGTGTCTTCCGCTGCACAACAGGGCTCGCTGATCGATTTGGCAAAAATAGAGTATTCAATACACCATTGTGTGAACAG GGCATTGCAGGATTTGCTATTGGCTTAGCAGCAATG GGCAATAGAGCTATTGCTGAAATCCAATTTGCAGATTATATCTTTCCAGCATTTGATCAG CTCGTCAACGAAGCAGCTAAGTTCAGATATCGAAGTGGAAATGAATTTAACTGTGGAG GTTTAACAATTCGATCACCATATGGTGCTGTTGGACATGGTGGTCACTACCATTCACAGTCACCAGAGGCTTTCTTCTGCCATGTTCCTGGCCTGAAG GTTGTCATACCTCGAAGTCCACGTGAGGCCAAGGGACTGTTGTTGGCAAGCATTCGTGACCCAAACCCAGTCATATTTTTCGAGCCAAAG TGGTTGTACCGTCTGTCTGTTGAAGAAGTCCCCGAGGGGGACTATATGCTGCCTTTATCTCAAGCAGAA GTGATTCGCAAAGGAAGTGATATAACACTTATTGGTTGGGGAGCTCAACTTGCAGTGCTGGAACAAGCATGTGAAGATGCTGCAAAG GATGGAATTTCCTGTGAGCTCATAGATCTAAGAACACTGATTCCATGGGACAAGGAAACAGTTGAGGCCTCTGTCAGCAAGACTGGAAAGCTTCTT ATTAGTCATGAGGCCCCGATCACTGGGGGGTTTGGTGCCGAAATTGCTGCGTCCATTGCAGAGCGCTGCTTCCTGAGG TTAGAAGCGCCTGTCGCGAGGGTCTGCGGCCTCGAcaccccttttcctcttgtttatGAACCATTCTACATGCCCACAAAGAACAAG ATCCTGGATGCTATTAAAGCAACTGTAAATTACTGA